A single region of the Pontibacter kalidii genome encodes:
- a CDS encoding amidohydrolase family protein yields the protein MKKILTIAACLTFSAGGVMAQETFPRNGVYDERAGLVAFTNATVHTDYKTTIPNATLVIRDGKVEAVGTNVKVPAGAVVMDAKGKHIYPGLVDMFSDYGVPEVKAERRSWRSAPQMESTKEGAFNWNEAIRPETDAVELFKVDAKKAEELRKQGFGTVLAVHRDGIARGTAALVTLAEKRENEVVLKDRAAAALSFEKGTSKQDYPNSLMGSVALLRQTYLDAQWNAQNPQKEQNISLAAFTQANNYPQIFEASNKLNILRADKVGDEFGKQYIMKGAGDEYQMLPQIKATNAPIILSLDFPSAYNVEDPFDARRVALNDMKHWEMAPANAALLQKAGVTIAFTAHDLKDKKDFLPNLRKAVKYGLSEEEALKALTATPAKLLNADKLVGSLNKGMLANFIITTDNLFSEDGVILENWVQGEQYRISDVPADYRGVYTLKLGNDTGRKLLIAGSAEKPELKVIAQDTVKGNISIKGNLVTISFAESKDSKQSIRLSGWVSDKNLQGEGQLPNASSVKWVAAYSEAMTEQEKKDRAKKEEENTAIGSMIYPFQAYGQPELPKQETMLIKNATVWTNEKEGKLENADVLIRNGKIAKVGKNLSESGARVIDGTGKHVTPGIIDEHSHIALDGVNEGTQAVTSEVRMADVVDPEDINIYRQLAGGVTTSQLLHGSANPIGGQSAIIKLRWGKSADELLVENADGYIKFALGENVKQSNWGGIQTIRFPQSRMGVEQVFVDAFQRAKEYEQTWKNYNSLSKKQKSKATAPRRDLELETLVEILNDKRFITCHSYVQSEINMLMKVADEMGFKVNTFTHILEGYKVADKMKERGIGGSTFSDWWAYKMEVKDAIPQNAGIMNQLGVVTAINSDDAEMARRLNQEAAKSVKYTGMSEEDALKMVTLNPAKLLHLDDRMGSLKAGKDADIVLWNEHPLSIYAKPLKTFVDGIAYYDVERDEQLREELEKERMRLVQKMLHEKGNGAKTQAPRSRKAHVVHCEDVQHSEEESYFAY from the coding sequence ATGAAGAAAATTCTAACCATTGCAGCCTGCCTTACTTTTAGTGCAGGTGGTGTAATGGCGCAGGAGACCTTTCCGCGCAATGGCGTGTACGACGAACGCGCCGGGCTCGTGGCCTTCACCAACGCCACCGTTCACACCGATTATAAGACAACTATCCCCAACGCCACCCTTGTTATCCGCGACGGAAAAGTAGAGGCCGTGGGCACGAACGTAAAGGTGCCTGCCGGAGCCGTCGTGATGGATGCCAAAGGCAAGCATATTTACCCGGGTTTGGTGGACATGTTCAGCGACTACGGTGTGCCGGAGGTAAAGGCCGAGCGCCGCAGCTGGCGCTCGGCCCCGCAGATGGAGTCCACGAAAGAGGGCGCCTTTAACTGGAACGAGGCCATCCGCCCGGAAACAGACGCCGTGGAGTTGTTCAAGGTAGACGCCAAAAAGGCGGAGGAGTTGCGCAAGCAGGGATTCGGTACGGTGCTGGCCGTGCACCGCGATGGCATCGCCCGTGGTACGGCTGCCCTCGTAACACTGGCTGAGAAGCGCGAGAACGAGGTCGTGCTGAAGGATAGAGCCGCGGCAGCGCTCTCGTTTGAGAAAGGTACCTCGAAGCAGGATTACCCGAACTCGCTGATGGGTTCCGTGGCGTTGTTGCGCCAGACGTACCTGGATGCCCAGTGGAACGCACAGAATCCGCAGAAAGAGCAAAATATCTCCCTGGCCGCTTTTACGCAGGCCAATAACTACCCGCAGATTTTTGAGGCTTCTAACAAGCTGAACATACTGCGTGCCGATAAGGTGGGGGATGAGTTTGGCAAGCAGTACATCATGAAAGGCGCCGGCGACGAGTACCAGATGCTGCCGCAGATCAAGGCCACCAATGCGCCCATCATCCTGTCGCTGGATTTCCCAAGCGCCTATAACGTGGAGGACCCGTTTGATGCGCGCCGCGTAGCCCTGAATGATATGAAGCACTGGGAGATGGCTCCTGCCAACGCAGCGCTGCTGCAGAAAGCAGGCGTGACCATCGCTTTCACCGCACACGACCTGAAGGATAAAAAAGACTTTTTGCCGAACCTGCGCAAAGCCGTAAAGTATGGCCTGAGCGAGGAGGAGGCTCTGAAAGCGCTGACAGCTACACCGGCTAAACTCCTGAACGCCGATAAGCTGGTTGGAAGCCTGAACAAGGGCATGCTGGCCAACTTCATCATCACCACCGACAATCTTTTCTCGGAGGACGGTGTGATCCTGGAGAACTGGGTACAGGGCGAGCAGTACAGAATTTCTGACGTGCCGGCCGATTACCGTGGCGTTTATACTTTGAAATTAGGGAACGACACGGGTCGTAAACTCCTGATTGCCGGCTCTGCAGAGAAACCAGAGCTGAAGGTAATTGCGCAGGACACGGTAAAAGGCAACATCAGCATAAAGGGAAACCTGGTAACCATCTCTTTTGCTGAGAGCAAGGACAGCAAGCAGAGCATCCGCCTGAGCGGCTGGGTGAGTGACAAAAACCTGCAGGGCGAGGGCCAGCTGCCAAACGCTTCTTCGGTGAAGTGGGTGGCGGCCTACTCCGAAGCCATGACCGAGCAGGAGAAGAAAGACCGTGCGAAGAAAGAGGAGGAGAACACGGCCATCGGCAGCATGATCTACCCGTTTCAGGCCTATGGCCAGCCGGAGCTGCCAAAGCAGGAGACCATGCTCATCAAAAACGCCACCGTTTGGACAAACGAGAAGGAAGGGAAGCTGGAGAACGCGGATGTGTTGATCAGGAACGGCAAGATCGCCAAGGTAGGTAAGAACCTGAGCGAGTCTGGTGCCAGAGTAATTGACGGTACAGGCAAGCACGTAACACCGGGCATCATTGATGAGCACTCGCACATTGCCCTGGACGGCGTGAACGAGGGCACGCAGGCCGTAACCTCTGAGGTGCGCATGGCTGACGTGGTAGACCCTGAAGATATCAACATTTACCGTCAGCTGGCAGGTGGCGTTACCACCTCGCAGTTACTGCACGGCTCCGCTAACCCGATTGGCGGTCAGTCGGCTATTATTAAGCTGCGTTGGGGCAAGAGTGCCGATGAGCTGCTGGTGGAGAACGCCGATGGCTACATCAAGTTCGCACTGGGTGAGAACGTAAAGCAGTCGAACTGGGGCGGCATACAGACGATTCGCTTCCCGCAGTCCAGAATGGGTGTGGAGCAGGTGTTTGTAGATGCTTTCCAGCGCGCCAAAGAGTATGAGCAGACCTGGAAGAACTATAACAGCCTGTCTAAAAAGCAAAAGTCCAAAGCCACGGCCCCGCGCCGCGACCTGGAGCTGGAGACGCTGGTGGAGATTCTCAACGATAAGCGCTTTATCACCTGCCACTCTTACGTGCAGTCCGAGATTAACATGCTGATGAAAGTGGCCGACGAGATGGGCTTTAAGGTGAACACGTTCACGCACATCCTGGAAGGGTATAAAGTGGCTGACAAGATGAAGGAGCGCGGCATTGGCGGCTCTACCTTCTCCGATTGGTGGGCCTATAAGATGGAGGTGAAAGATGCGATCCCGCAGAACGCCGGCATCATGAACCAACTGGGTGTGGTGACGGCCATCAACTCCGACGACGCGGAGATGGCGCGCCGCCTGAACCAGGAGGCAGCCAAGAGTGTGAAGTATACCGGTATGAGCGAAGAGGACGCCCTGAAAATGGTGACCCTGAACCCGGCTAAACTCCTGCACCTCGACGATAGAATGGGAAGCCTGAAGGCCGGAAAGGACGCGGACATTGTGCTATGGAACGAGCATCCGCTCTCTATCTACGCCAAGCCGCTGAAGACTTTCGTGGACGGCATCGCCTACTACGATGTGGAGCGCGACGAGCAGCTGCGTGAGGAACTGGAGAAAGAGCGCATGCGCCTGGTGCAGAAGATGCTGCACGAGAAGGGCAACGGTGCTAAAACACAGGCTCCCCGAAGCAGAAAAGCTCACGTGGTTCACTGCGAAGACGTGCAGCACAGCGAGGAGGAGTCATACTTTGCCTATTAA
- a CDS encoding amidohydrolase family protein: MKIHKRYISALVAMLFAVPVMAQVPAPAPKQSKPMLLKGATLHIGNGQVVENAAVGFDNGKITYAGPQSGANLSGYEVVDVTGQHIYPGLIQPNATLGLNEVESVKATIDWREIGEMNPNVRSVIAYNTDSDIIPTVRANGVLMTQLTPIGGTISGTSSIVQLDAWNWEDAIVKADEGLHLNWPYMLVETGNKEVDERLKRMAEGREKTILELEKLFRDAAVYTSGKHDNQNLKLAAMTGLFDGSRKLYLHANYGKEIIEGVNFAKKHGVKEIVVVGARDAIAVADFLKANNIAVIYSGVHALPSRAEEDVDMPYKTPYLLHKAGIPFALDYNLSIHGTRNLPFIAGTAAAYGLDKEQALAAVTLNTAKILGIEKQAGSVEVGKDATLVVSSGDLLDMRTNNVTYAFIQGRQVDLNDKQKYLYEKFENKYKNQQQQVPTTATSSAAGK, translated from the coding sequence ATGAAGATCCATAAAAGATATATTTCTGCTTTGGTGGCAATGCTCTTCGCAGTGCCGGTAATGGCGCAGGTGCCAGCCCCGGCGCCTAAGCAAAGCAAACCAATGCTGCTGAAGGGAGCAACCCTGCACATTGGCAACGGACAGGTAGTGGAGAACGCCGCCGTAGGCTTCGATAACGGGAAAATTACGTATGCCGGCCCGCAGAGCGGCGCAAACCTGAGTGGCTACGAAGTAGTGGACGTAACAGGCCAGCACATTTACCCGGGCCTGATCCAGCCAAACGCTACGCTTGGCCTCAACGAGGTGGAGAGCGTGAAGGCAACCATCGACTGGCGTGAGATTGGCGAGATGAACCCGAACGTGCGCTCCGTGATCGCTTACAATACCGACTCAGACATTATCCCGACGGTGCGCGCCAACGGCGTGCTGATGACGCAGCTGACGCCGATCGGCGGTACGATTTCCGGTACTTCCTCTATTGTGCAGCTGGATGCCTGGAACTGGGAGGATGCCATTGTGAAAGCGGACGAAGGGCTGCACCTGAACTGGCCCTACATGCTGGTGGAAACAGGTAACAAGGAGGTCGATGAGCGCCTGAAGCGTATGGCCGAGGGCCGTGAGAAAACGATCCTGGAACTGGAGAAGCTGTTCCGCGATGCGGCCGTGTATACCTCTGGAAAGCACGACAACCAGAATCTGAAACTGGCCGCTATGACCGGTTTATTCGATGGGTCCCGTAAGCTCTACCTCCACGCTAACTACGGCAAGGAAATTATCGAAGGCGTTAACTTTGCAAAGAAACACGGCGTGAAAGAGATTGTGGTGGTGGGCGCCCGCGATGCCATAGCTGTGGCCGATTTCCTGAAAGCCAATAACATTGCCGTGATTTACTCTGGCGTACATGCCCTGCCTTCCAGAGCGGAGGAGGATGTGGACATGCCCTACAAAACACCGTATTTGCTGCACAAGGCGGGTATCCCGTTCGCACTGGACTATAATCTGAGCATCCACGGCACCCGCAACCTGCCGTTTATTGCCGGTACAGCCGCTGCCTACGGCCTGGATAAGGAGCAGGCGCTGGCGGCGGTAACGCTCAACACGGCTAAGATCCTGGGTATAGAAAAGCAGGCCGGGTCTGTGGAGGTAGGCAAGGACGCCACGCTGGTGGTTTCCTCAGGCGATTTGCTGGACATGCGCACCAACAACGTGACGTACGCCTTTATCCAGGGCCGCCAGGTGGACCTGAACGACAAGCAGAAATACCTCTACGAGAAGTTTGAGAACAAGTATAAAAACCAGCAGCAGCAAGTGCCGACTACGGCTACCTCGTCGGCTGCAGGTAAGTAA
- a CDS encoding alkaline phosphatase D family protein produces MALIILALCLFSIDNLKAQNRQTTIAFGSCNNQDEPQPLWPSIVATDPDLWIWLGDNIYADTENMDTLANKYNRLLQHPGYQALQKTAAITGTWDDHDYGYNDADGNYPKKAESQQLFLDFMGVPADDPVRKQEGIYRSYTYGEGEQKIKVLLLDGRYHRDPFNELFGLYLPNYGGDLLGEAQWQWLERELTNSDAQIHLIASGMQVLPTGYAYTSWSAYPNARKRLLRLLETTHPANPILLSGDRHVGELAKIELAGYAQPVYEITSSGMTHHREPSRHGNRHRIGQQVGALNFGLLTIDWGEAETKVTMQIRGVEHKVLLEQKLTFEKTPIPVSSR; encoded by the coding sequence ATGGCGCTGATTATCCTAGCCCTGTGCCTGTTTTCAATAGATAACCTAAAGGCCCAGAACAGGCAAACCACTATTGCCTTCGGCTCCTGCAACAACCAGGACGAGCCGCAGCCGCTGTGGCCCTCCATTGTAGCCACAGACCCCGACCTGTGGATTTGGCTGGGCGATAACATCTATGCTGATACGGAAAACATGGATACCCTGGCCAACAAGTACAACCGCCTGCTGCAGCACCCCGGCTATCAGGCACTACAAAAAACTGCCGCTATCACCGGCACCTGGGACGATCATGACTACGGCTATAACGACGCAGACGGCAACTACCCCAAAAAGGCGGAAAGCCAGCAACTGTTCCTTGATTTTATGGGCGTGCCTGCCGATGATCCCGTGCGAAAACAGGAGGGTATTTACCGCAGCTATACATATGGCGAGGGCGAACAGAAAATAAAAGTATTGTTGCTGGACGGCCGTTATCACCGCGACCCGTTCAATGAGCTGTTTGGCCTGTACCTGCCCAACTACGGCGGCGATCTTTTGGGAGAGGCGCAGTGGCAGTGGCTGGAGCGCGAACTAACCAACTCCGACGCTCAGATTCACCTCATCGCCAGCGGCATGCAGGTACTTCCGACGGGCTACGCCTACACCAGCTGGTCGGCTTACCCAAACGCCCGCAAGCGCCTGCTGCGGCTCTTGGAAACCACGCATCCTGCTAACCCTATCCTGCTCTCCGGCGACCGGCATGTGGGCGAGCTGGCTAAGATTGAGCTGGCAGGTTACGCGCAGCCGGTTTACGAGATCACCTCCAGCGGCATGACCCACCACCGGGAGCCCAGCAGGCACGGCAACCGCCACCGGATCGGCCAGCAAGTAGGGGCGCTCAACTTCGGTTTGCTCACCATTGACTGGGGAGAAGCGGAGACAAAAGTGACTATGCAGATACGGGGCGTGGAGCACAAGGTGCTGCTGGAGCAAAAACTTACGTTTGAGAAGACTCCAATTCCTGTTTCCAGTAGATAG